From the genome of Malus domestica chromosome 04, GDT2T_hap1, one region includes:
- the LOC114824518 gene encoding receptor-like protein 54 produces the protein MKTLQSFVLLFFFTICHNVATGVYSQCLKDQQLSLLHLKKNLTFHDDGSPVSSKFVSWDSSTDCCSWVGVTCSSNGRVVGLDISCQHISGGIDSSSSLFDLQHLQSLNLADNTFVEGFCIPSAIGKLTNLRYLNLSNDCVRKIPVEISHLTRLEVLDISQSYYNWASKPLESPKFSMLFQNLTELTELHLDGADLSAEGSHWCQAISSSLPNLRVLSLSQTTISGPIDQSLTKLQSLSVIQLGGFRNNISGPIPGFFAKFSNLTVLNLDENNISAPVPGFFANFSKLTTLSLRDCGLRGTFPKQIFQVPTLQTLDLSSNTELHGSLPEFPKNGSLRSLILSGTSFSGLLHDSIGNLNMLSTLDLSGCNFTGSIPKSIGNLTKLVNLLLSSNMFNGPISSIHWENLINLVNLCLYDNQLVGSIPSSLFSLPLLPYLVLSNNNFSGQLLEIFNVSSSLVALIDLSFNNLEGPVPVSIFNFRGLETLTLSSNNFSAFPFNGPHQLPNLAEIDLSHNSLLVLYNGSNSSYSSFPQIVYFNLVSNKLRTFPVFLRNQTYLTELDLSNNQIQGQLPNWIWKLDSLDYLNVSNNALESLEGPFINSTSHVSELDLHSNQLKGPISIVPPHAEYLGYSNNHFSSSIPVSICNASGLRTLDLSSNSLSGEIPQCLAAMSTLMILNVRKNNITGMISNLEFPESLEALDLSQNQIEGQFPKSLARCTSLIFLNLAENHITDTFPCLLKNISTLMVLALRSNNFYGGIGCPVVKTHAAWPVLQIVDLAYNNFNGEVPGFSLTTWQAMKDNTDIGFPSTVNVSRNPYKRREYSYGFVTSPFNKAVVVISYQPTISYEPAMTITSKGLKCDLAKILTILTLIDFSCNNFSGPIPKEMGDLKSLYFLNLSSNAFTGEIPSSFGNMRQLESLDLSQNKLSGQIPEQLAKLNFLAVLNLSNNQLVGKIPAGTQISTFPRDSFTGNKGLWGPPLTMDNKAGLSPPQTSNGSHPYSTDEIDWDLISVEIGFVFGFAVAVGSLVFFKRWSKWYYRSMYKILVRIFPQLEERIGPHRRHIHINKRWRR, from the coding sequence ATGAAAACTTTACAATCTTTTGTCCTCCTATTCTTCTTCACTATCTGTCATAATGTCGCAACTGGAGTCTACAGCCAGTGTCTCAAAGACCAGCAACTGTCATTGCTCCATTTGAAGAAAAACCTCACGTTTCATGATGATGGTTCTCCGGTTTCTTCCAAGTTTGTATCGTGGGATTCAAGTACAGACTGTTGTTCTTGGGTCGGTGTTACTTGCAGTAGCAACGGGCGTGTTGTTGGTCTGGACATTAGCTGCCAGCACATCTCGGGTGGCATTGACAGCTCAAGCAGTCTCTTCGATCTTCAGCATCTTCAAAGCCTCAACTTGGCCGATAACACTTTTGTCGAAGGCTTTTGCATTCCATCTGCAATTGGAAAGCTGACAAACTTGAGGTAtctaaatttatcaaatgattgTGTCCGGAAAATTCCCGTTGAGATTTCACACTTGACAAGGTTGGAGGTCCTTGATATTTCTCAAAGTTACTATAACTGGGCCAGCAAGCCACTTGAAAGCCCGAAGTTCAGCATGCTCTTTCAGAACCTCACAGAGCTTACAGAGCTTCATCTTGACGGTGCAGACCTATCAGCAGAGGGGAGTCATTGGTGCCAAGCGATATCATCTTCGCTGCCAAACCTAAGGGTGTTGAGCTTGTCGCAAACTACTATTTCAGGTCCTATCGATCAATCCCTCACTAAGCTTCAGTCTCTATCCGTGATTCAATTGGGTGGTTTTCGCAACAATATCTCCGGTCCGATTCCAGGATTCTTTGCCAAGTTTTCAAACCTGACAGTGTTGAACTTGGACGAAAACAATATCTCTGCTCCGGTTCCAGGATTCTTTGCCAATTTTTCAAAGTTGACTACCTTGAGTCTACGTGACTGTGGGTTACGTGGAACATTTCCGAAGCAGATCTTTCAGGTACCTACTCTACAAACTCTTGACCTTTCCTCTAATACGGAACTTCATGGTTCCTTGCCAGAATTTCCCAAGAATGGATCTCTTCGATCCTTGATTTTAAGCGGGACAAGCTTTTCAGGGTTATTGCACGACTCTATTGGCAACCTCAACATGTTGTCAACACTAGACCTTTCCGGATGCAATTTCACTGGATCAATCCCAAAGTCAATCGGAAACCTAACGAAATTGGTTAATTTACTCCTGTCATCAAACATGTTTAATGGTCCAATTAGTTCTATTCACTGGGAAAACCTTATTAATCTGGTAAATCTCTGTTTGTACGACAATCAACTGGTGGGGAGCATTCCGTCGTCTCTGTTTTCTCTTCCCTTGTTGCCGTACTTAGTACTTTCCAATAATAATTTCTCCGGGCAACTCCTTGAAATTTTTAACGTCTCTTCCAGTTTAGTTGCTTTAATTGATTTGAGTTTCAATAATTTGGAAGGACCAGTACCCGTGTCTATCTTTAATTTTCGAGGGCTTGAAACCCTCACTCTTTCTTCAAACAATTTCAGTGCCTTTCCTTTTAATGGTCCTCATCAGCTGCCAAATCTGGCGGAGATTGATCTTTCGCACAATAGCTTGCTGGTTTTATACAATGGCAGCAATTCCTCATACTCTTCATTTCCTCAAattgtttatttcaatttaGTTTCTAACAAGTTGAGAACATTCCCAGTTTTCTTGAGAAATCAAACCTATTTAACAGAGTTGGACCTTTCGAACAACCAAATTCAAGGCCAGCTACCCAATTGGATATGGAAGCTCGATTCTCTTGATTACCTAAATGTTTCTAATAATGCCTTGGAAAGTCTCGAAGGTCCTTTCATCAACTCCACATCTCATGTGTCTGAGCTTGACCTTCATTCAAACCAGCTTAAGGGGCCAATTTCAATTGTCCCACCACATGCCGAATATCTGGGTTACTCAAACAATCATTTCAGTTCTAGTATTCCAGTATCAATATGCAACGCAAGTGGTCTTCGCACTCTTGATTTGTCCAGTAATTCTCTGAGTGGTGAGATTCCCCAGTGCTTGGCTGCAATGAGCACACTCATGATACTTAATGTCAGGAAAAACAACATTACTGGAATGATTTCTAATCTTGAATTTCCTGAGTCATTAGAAGCTCTAGACCTCAGCCAAAATCAGATTGAAGGTCAATTTCCAAAGTCTCTAGCCAGGTGCAcaagtttaatatttttaaacctTGCAGAGAATCATATAACAGACACCTTCCCATGCTTGTTGAAGAATATCTCCACCTTGATGGTTCTTGCTTTGAGGTCCAACAATTTCTATGGAGGCATTGGATGTCCAGTAGTGAAGACCCATGCCGCTTGGCCGGTTCTTCAAATCGTAGACTTAGCTTACAATAATTTCAATGGTGAAGTACCAGGATTCTCTCTGACAACATGGCAAGCAATGAAGGATAACACAGATATTGGTTTCCCGTCGACAGTCaatgtttctagaaacccttatAAAAGAAGGGAATATTCTTATGGGTTTGTTACATCCCCTTTTAACAAAGCGGTTGTAGTAATTTCTTATCAGCCTACTATTTCTTATGAGCCTGCTATGACGATTACAAGCAAAGGTTTAAAGTGTGATCTGGCAAAGATTCTTACCATCTTGACTTTGATTGACTTCTCATGCAACAATTTCAGTGGGCCAATACCCAAGGAAATGGGAGATTTGAAATCTTTATATTTTCTCAACTTGTCAAGTAACGCTTTCACAGGTGAAATCCCATCGTCATTTGGTAACATGCGACAACTCGAGTCCTTGGACCTGTCACAGAACAAGCTGAGCGGGCAAATCCCAGAACAACTGGCAAAGCTTAATTTCCTTGCAGTTCTGAATCTCTCGAATAATCAACTTGTCGGCAAGATCCCAGCTGGTACTCAAATTTCAACATTTCCAAGAGACTCATTTACAGGGAACAAAGGATTATGGGGGCCTCCGCTGACGATGGATAATAAAGCAGGACTGTCACCACCACAAACATCAAATGGAAGCCATCCATATTCTACAGATGAGATTGATTGGGATCTTATTAGTGTCGAAATTGGATTTGTATTTGGCTTTGCAGTTGCCGTTGGGTCACTTGTGTTCTTCAAGAGATGGAGTAAATGGTATTATAGGTCTATGTATAAAATCCTTGTGAGGATATTCCCTCAGCTTGAAGAAAGAATTGGTCCTCATCGAAGACATATTCACATAAATAAGAGGTGGAGACGTTGA